CCCGTACTGATGATGGAAAACCAAATCGACATGCATTCCACGATGTCGGATTGGCGATCGCCAATTTGGTGATTCAAGCAACCGCACTCGATTTATCAGCCCATCAAATTGCCGGGTTTAATCCAGATGCAGCCAGAAAAGAATATCAAATTCCAGAGGACTACGAACCCGCGACGGTGATTGTAGTTGGCTATTCTGGTGACCCCCAGAGTTTATCCGATGGACTGCGGCAAAGGGAACTAGCACCCCGCACGCGCAAACCGTTACAGGAGTTTGTATTTGCAGGAAGTTGGGGAAATTCTTTACCCGTGTTGGCGAAATAAGAGGGTTTTCGATTGTC
The Calothrix sp. 336/3 DNA segment above includes these coding regions:
- a CDS encoding nitroreductase family protein, translated to MTEKLIEKPAQTDYNIHELINRRWSPRAFSDRPVEADKLLSLLEAARWAPSSYNHQPWSFIVATQDNPDEYNRLLGTLVEFNQGWAKNAPVLILAIAKTRTDDGKPNRHAFHDVGLAIANLVIQATALDLSAHQIAGFNPDAARKEYQIPEDYEPATVIVVGYSGDPQSLSDGLRQRELAPRTRKPLQEFVFAGSWGNSLPVLAK